The following nucleotide sequence is from Lacinutrix sp. Hel_I_90.
TTTGGTGTAATCATTTTCGTTTGAAGAACTCCGCTGAATCTGAAGCTCTTCTTTTTCAATTTGTTTACTTATTTCATCAAAATTCGTTTGCTTTTTATCAAATTCAAGTCGTACCATTCCAGAGCCTGAAACGGAAACTTCCAAAACTCCATTGATTGTCAAAAGGCTTTTCTCTATGGAACGAGCCTGCCTTGTGTGTCTGATTCCTTTAACTTCAATGAGCAAATGCCCGTATTTTTCGGTAATCTCGGCACCAGTACTTTCGGCGAGGGATTGAATGCGGTCAATGGAAATGATATCTGGGTCATAATGAAAACAGAGCTGCGGCACATCATCTCCGTTTGCATCGGCAATGTGCACTTTTTCGATGCCCTCTTTAGCTTGTAGTTTTTGAATAAGCCTTTCAACACAAGAATCTTTTTCGTTAGGAACTTGCGGAAGGATGACCGGTATTTTTAGTTGTAGTTTTTCCATTTTTTATTTTTATTTTATCCACTCTTTGGCATCGTCTTTTTCTTCGGTCTTATAAAATTTTATATGAGCTTCTGAAAAAGGAAGCAATACCTCGGTAAATTGCTCCTGCCATTTAACGCTACCCACCAAAGCAACACGCTTTAAATGCTTTTCATTCGGAAGGTCTAATTCAATTCCCTTCCAATGTGCCTCTGCTGTCCAACCTTCAAAATTTTCCATCTCGATGTACCAGAAAACTTCCGGATGGGCAGTTATATGTTCTGTTAAGACTGGTATCAAGTTTTCATAATCCTTGGCATCCAGCTTTTTCTCTGCCACCATATATACAGTAGCTTCTTTTTTATAGATTGACATCATTACTCACTATTTATAAATGATAATTAAATTTAAAAACCAAACGTTTAATCCTAATTGCCACTGCATTTTTCGCAAATGCCCTTTACCACCAAGTTGATATCCTCGGTAATATAACCATCAGGTAAGTTGATGTGAGGGATTTTATGCTCTGTTAAACAGACCGTTTCATTACAATTGTTGCAATGAAAGTGCAAATGAAGGTCGTTGCCGACCTCGCATTCACAATTTTCTTCGCAAAGGGCGTATTTTATAACTCCCGTACCATCCTCGATTTGATGCACAATACCTTTTTCTTCAAACGCTTTCATAGTCCTAAATAGGGTACTTCTTTCACTGACCTTAAAATCCTTTTCCAAGTCGCCAAGGCTGATGGCCACATTCAACTCTGCCAACCGCTTATATGTCATAAGGCGCATAGCTGTAGGTCGTATTCCTTTGCTTTCTAAAAATTGAACTATTTTTTCCATTTGTTTAAAAAGAGATTTACAGGTCGTGCCGTTTTAAGGAATCTCCTGTTTTAATCTGAAAGGCATCTTCAATATTTGCTATATAAATAATACCATCTCCAGGCCCGTCGGTTTTGGCGTTGGCTATAATTGTTTCAATGGCCGCTTGGGCTTCCTCATTTTGACAGACCAATTCCAATTTTACCACAGGACTATCTGTTACGTGAAAATCTAGCGACGGTCTTGCACCTTTTGCCTTGAATGCGCCCGTGCCTTCTGCTTGTGAAAGGGTCATACTTTCAAATCCATTGTCAGAAAGTGCTTCAATGACTCTTTGGATTCGGTTTGGTTTTATAAATGCTTTTATTTCTTTCATCTGTTGATATTTATTTGTTTTTTAATGGTCATATGTAATTCCCCAATCAACATTGTGGTTGGTATCCACATTGTTATAGCTCATTTCATATTTTTAAATTTTTAATCGATTTTGAACCGAGCCTGTTTTTTAATTTTTAACTAACTAATTAAGACGATAAACAAACTCGGAATCAAAATCTTTGATTGTTATTGAATTAATGTCCGTGTTCCAGTTCGCCCTTGACCATTTCCGAAGACAGGTTATAAGCTCCGTTTATCACGACTTTGGCATCCTTTGAAACTTCGGCAGGCAGGTTGACTTCAACAAAGCCTAAATCAGTAATACCAACCGTTACGGGTATCATTTTAAATTTCATTTTGTCCGCTTCCATTTCTTCATCTTCATCCAAAATAAAAATAAAGGATTGCTCGCCTTCTTTTATAATGGCAGCTTCCGGTACGGCAAAACCCTTTTTCTCGCCTTGCACTATTCGCCCTTCCACATACATACCCGGCAATAGGTTTTTATCCTTGTTTTCAATATCTGCCAGAACTTCCAAAGCTTTTGGGTCTGTATTGAAGGTTTTACCAACAGACCGAACGGTTGCTTTAAGCAGTTCATCTGGACGAGAGGCCGTGGAAAAATATATCTGTTGCCCTTGCTTGATTTGCTTTATGTCCTTCTCATATACTTTGAAGTTGACATAAATTTTTGAGTTGTCGCTTATCGAGAACATTTTGGATTGTTGTGCCACGTAATCGCCAAGGCTAATCATTACTTCATCCACATACCCACTTATAGGCGAGGTAATGGGAACAGCGGAATATATCTGTCCTTCCGCCACTTTGTCCGGGTTAATGCTCAACAGTCTCAATTGGGACCGCAAACCATTGACGCTGGATGTTGTAGAACGAAATTTTGACTGTGCCATTTGAAATTCCTTGCCAGAAGAAACACCTTTATCATAAAGAGTCTGCTTGCGCTCAAAATCCTGTTTCAAAAAGACCAATTCATCATTTTTTTCCTGATAATCTTGTTGCATTGCAATGATATCAGGGTGTTCTATATATGCCAACACCTGTCCTTTGCTTACGTTATCTCCGGGTATTACTTTTATGGAACTCACATTTCCACCAACAAAAGGACTTATGTTCGCCTTGTCCTGTGGGAAAAGTTCCAGCGTTCCTGTTACCTTAATGTTGTTCCCTAAATTGCGTTCCTCCAAAAGTTTCATTTCCAAACCTATGGTTTCGGCCTGTTGCTTTGTGAGTTCCACAACGCCTTCTTCCTCGCTGTGACCTTCTTCTTCTCCTTCACTGTGGCCTTCCTCGCCGTGTGCATCTTCTCCAGCTTCATTGGTTTTTGATACGCCTTCGGCTTCGTTATGCCCAAGTTCAGATTTTGGGGCATCATTACAACTCATAAACATAAGTGTAAATAATACGGTACTTACTAATAGTATATTCTTCATTTCTCTTTTTTTAAGGTTATAAATTGCCCAATTGATATTGCATATCAATGGTCTGCTGGTTAAACTGATTGATGTATTGTAAATGGTTTTGTTTAATGCGGATGGCACTATTGAGAATCGTGATGTAATTGACGTAATCTATTTCGCCTTCTTTAGATGCCAATTGTGCGGTGGTAATTTGTTCTTCTGCCAAGAGTAGTGCGCCTTCTTCGTAATATTGCAAAATCTTCTTTGTTTTTTCAAGGGATTTGGTCAATTGCGACACACGACTTTCCGTGACCGCCTTTTGTTCCAAATATTGATTCTCTGCTACCATTGCGTCTGCCTTGGCTGCCTTGACCCTCGACTTCTGGGGAAAAAACCATAACGGAATGCTAATACCTGCCTGATAGGTGTTGAAGCCTGACACTTCATCCACAACCTGTCTGCCATACGATAAGCTGAATTTCGGTAGGAATTGTGATTTCTCAACGCCCACGTTTGCTTTACTTACTTCGGCATTTTGCAAGGCATATTGCAACATTGGGTTATTCGCTACCGAAGTGGAATCTAATGTCGCCATAAAATCCAATGTTTTGTATGGTTCACTAATCGTTTCAATGGATTCATCCGTTCCCAAATATTGTTTTAAGGCACGTTTGGCTATTTCAATATCATCAAAGGCTTGTTGCCTTAATACTTGAATCTGTTGAAATTCGGAAGAGGCTGAAATAAATTCCAATTTGCCTGTTTCTCCCGTATCATACCGAAGTTGGGCAGCGGTCTTAAAATTGGCATAAATACTGTCCAGTTGGTCTGCAAAGCGCAACTGCGCCTTATAATAATTTATTTGGTCATACGCTTGCATCACATTACGCACCAATTGTTGTTCACTGGCCACATAAAACTTTTCTCCCAAGGCAATACGCTCCTTATAAAACTTCGATTTTGAAAATCCGGATAGCAAATCAATATTGCCCTGTTGCACACCAACGGTTGTTTGTACTCCAGGAAGATTATTACCATATTCTTCTTTGCCTGTGAAAACTTGGGTGCTACCAAGGTCAAAACTCGTTCCCTTTAGTGCTTTTTCCCGTTCAATAAAAGCTTGGCTCTCTTTAAGGGATGGATAATTCTGTTTTGCCAGAGCAATGGCCTCATCAATGGTCAATGTCTTTGGAATTGTACCATCTTGATTAATGTCTTGGGCAAACGCAGTTCCAGAAGCCATCAAACCTCCAACCATCAATAATACAGTTACAATGTTCGTTGATTTGTTGACATAACTTACATCTCCATCGTTATTGTTTCGTTTCTTTCTCGATTCGAGCCAATAATACAATACAGGAAGGACCACAAGCGTTAAAAATGTTGCGGTTATCAAACCGCCAATAACCACTGTTGCCAAAGGCCGTTGCACTTCCGCACCGCCAGAGGTAGAAATCGCCATCGGGATAAAGCCCATAATGGCCGCTGTTGCCGTCAGCAGAATTGGTCGTAAACGTTCGTGCGTTGCTTCGTATATTCGTTTTTTTAAGTCTGTCATTCCACTTTCTTTTAGTTCATTGAATTTGTTTATCAGTACCAACCCGTTTAAAACCGCAACTCCAAAGAGCACAATAAAACCTACTCCGGCAGAAATACTAAAAGGCATTCCCCTTATCCAAAGGGCAAACACGCCACCAATAGCCGCCAAGGGCACTGCCATATAAATCATTAGGGATTGTGAGAACGAACTCAATGCAAAATAGAGCAATATGAATATTAGGAAAAGTGCAATAGGCACTACAATCATCAATCGGTCTGAAGCACGTTGAAGGTTTTCAAACGAACCTCCGTAGGTTACAAAATAACCTGGCGGTAGTTTCACGTCCGTTTCCAATTTTTGCTGTATTTCCTCGACCATCGATTTCACATCGCGCCCACGAACATTTACACCAACCGAAATACGACGAGAGGTATTGTCCCTTGAAATCTGCATTGGCCCGGGTTTGTAGCTGATATCTGCCACTTCCTTTAAAGGCACTTGCGCTCCGTTTGGCAAATCGATATAAAGATTTTTAAGGCTGTTGATGTCCTGTCTAAATTCCTTTGCCAAACGAATGACCACATCGAATCGTTTTTCGCCCTCAAAAATCACACTTGCCTGTTCGCCTGCAAATGATGCACTTACATAATCGTTCAACTTGTCAACGGTTACACCATATTGGGCCATTTTTGCACGGTTATATTCCACCGTCATTTGAGGTAAACCGCTTGTAGCTTCCACATTGAGGTCAGCCGCTCCGGGAACGGTTCTGATGACCGCTGCGATTTCCTGTACCTTGTCGGCTAACACTTCTAAATCCTCGCCGTACAATTTAATTGCCACGTCCTCACGAACACCGGTAAGCAATTCATTAAAACGAAGTTCTACGGGTTGGGTAAATACGAAATTTACGCCGGGAACGACTGAAATTTTTTCCTGTATTTTTTCTATGAGTTCTTCTTTGCTATCTGCGGAAGTCCATTTACTCTTATCTTTTTCAAGAATAATGTAACTATCGGCAATGTCCATAGGCATTGGGTCTGTTGGTATTTCGGCCACACCAATCCTTGAAACTACCGTTTTTACTTCTGGAAATTCATTAATTAGATTTTGAAGTTTTTTTGAAGCTTCAATGGACTCTGTTAGACTGCTCCCCGGTTTTATCAACGCTTGAAACGCAATATCGCCCTCATCAAATTTTGGAATAAATTCGCCACCCATATTGCTGAAAATAAATCCCGCAATCAATAGCAGGGCAACAGCGCCCATAACGACTCCAGCCCTAAAGCGAAGTGCAAAATTGAGCAATGGTACATAACCTCTGTTTAAACCGGACATTATTCTATCACTAAACCTATCAATCTTGTTTTCAAATTTGGCAAACCAACTATTCTGATTTTTAGCAGGTTTTAGGAACATTGCAGAAATCATTGGAACATACGTAAGACAAAGGATAATCGCTCCTAAAACTGCAAATCCAAAGGTAAATGCCATTGGACGGAACATTTTTCCTTCTACACCCGTTAAAAAGAGAATTGGTGTAAAGACGATAAGGATAATAAGCTGTCCGAAAAATGCCGAATTCATCATCGTACTTGCCGATTCATAGGCTATTTCATCCATTTCAGACTGGTCTATGGCGGTTGTGGTTTTTTTCATCCGTTGATGAATGTGGAATACCATTCCTTCTACAATGATTACAGCACCATCCACGATGATTCCAAAATCGATTGCACCCAAGGACATTAAGTTTGCCCATACACCAAATTGTTTCATCAAGATAAATGCAAAGAGTAATGATAAAGGGATTACCGAAGCGGTAATCAAGCCACCACGGAAACTTCCCAAAAGCAAGACAAGCACAAAAATCACAATCAATGAACCTTCAATAAGGTTTTTTTCAACGGTGCTTGTGGTTCTTCCAATGAGTTCACTTCGGCTTAAAAATGTATCTATGTAAACGCCTTCGGGTAGGGATTTTTGTATTTCTACAATGCGCTTCTCCACATTTTCGACTACGTTGCCTGGGCTTTCGCCTTTCAGCATTAAAATTTGTCCACCAACAGTTTCGTGTCCATCTTGGGTAAACGCACCATAACGTACCTGATTACCAAAGCCTACTTTTTCGGCGACATCCCGGATTAAAACAGGACTTCCATTTTGAGTCGTCACAACTGTGTTTTCCAAATCCTCGATACTTCGTGCCAATCCTTCGCCACGGATAAAATTGGCTTGGTGGTTTTTTTCAATGTAAGCACCACCAGTATTGGCATTGTTGACTTTCAAGGCTTCAAAGACCTGATTCATTGTAATACCGAAACTTTTCAGCTTATTAGGATTTATTGCAACTTCATACTGTTTTACATAACCTCCAAAAGCATTGACCTCGACCACTCCGGGGACTAATGCCATTTGACGTTTTACAATCCAATCTTGGATGGTACGAAGCTCCATTGCATCGTACTTATCTTCGTAGCCCTCTTTTAATTTTAAGGTGTATTGGTAGATTTCGCCAAGCCCTGTAGTTATTGGTGCCATAAATGGCGTGCCGAAGCCTTCGGGGATTTCTCCAGCAACTTCGGTTAATTTCTCTTGTACCAATTGCCGGGGAAGATATGTGCCTGCCTCGTCCTTAAATACAATGGTAACCACGGACAGCCCAAAACGGGATACTGAACGCAGCTCGATAACATCAGGAAGGTTTGCCATTGCCAATTCTACCGGATAGGTAACAAATTGCTCAATATCTTCAGTACCTAAATTTGGGGCAACTGTAATAACCTGTACTTGGTTGTTGGTAATATCGGGTACAGAACCCAGATTTATAGTGGCCATAGACCAAATGCCCGTACCTACAAGTGCCACTATAAAGAGCCCAATAATAAACTTGTTATTAATGGAAAATGAAATGATTTTGTTAATCATAGAAAAAGTATTAATTCAGTTTAAACCTCGCAATGCAATTAGATGCAATGCGTTTATAATGGGATGCTTACTTTGAAAAGCATCACGTAAGGATATAGCTATCCTTAAAAAACTGAATTATACTTTAGGGGGTTGGAAAAGCGATTCCAGATATCTGGAAGTGAAGTTTACTTTATGTAAGGTAAACTGTTTTTTCCCTTCAAACTTTAGTTGATTGGTTAAAGCCGAATTGTTGTTCGCAATAATTAATACTAGAGGGTGACAACATTGATGATGGGAATGGACTGGTGTATTCTCCTTATCTGGGTTATTATGATGCCCTTCATTTTTTGCATCATTGTCAATGTAATCTTCAACTACATATTCAAGGAAAGAGTCTCCATAAACTTTATGGTCTTGATAATGGGTAATAATGCTTGAAATTTCTTTAATTGGCCCACAAAAATCCATATCAATGCTAATTCCTTGAAAAAAGGATAGAAACGACATTGATATGGAAAAGAATATTTTCATAAAGTTTCACAAAGATACAAATTAATCGATGCACAGGTTGTGCAAAGATAGGTCTATTCAATTTCATCAGTTACACTCCCACAATCGAGCATTTCTTTTCCAAAATACGGATTGCGAATTTCCCTTTCTTTGCTCAACCAATAAGCTCCTACATTATTGTTTGCCATTGGGCAGAAATTCACATACACTTTTTCGTTGATGCCAAAAGTTTTTAATGTGTTAATGAAATGTGCCGAAAGATGGACAAAATGTCCCCGTTGTTTTTTGATGTCAGAAGTGTTGGCCATTGCGTTTGTGGATGCTTTTAATTCCTTTTCAAGGGTCATCCAATGGTTGTGCGCATCGCCCTTTAATAACTTCATATCCATTTTTTCCAAACTTTTCTGCAACCCATTTGCAGATTTTTTCGCTTTTTCTGCATCATCATTTACAAGTGCTTGGTCAATTAAAACATAGTTTTCAAAAACAGTGTTGAGCTGTTCCTTGAATTTTTTGGAAACTTCCAGTCTTTTGTTCATTGAGGAATGGTCTTTTGATGTACTGTCATTTGTATTTTCCATACCCAAATGCCCTTCGTGGCCTGTCATTGTCTTGCCACCACTGGCATTCATCATACTTTTTTTGCCCTGTAACTGTGCAGCTGCATCCACTGTAAATGTACCATTGGTCACTACTTCTTCGCCGTTGTTCAATCCTTCATCAATGGTGTAAACATTTCCGTTTTTTGTTCCCAAGGTTACTTCTCGCATTTCGAAAACGGGTTCGTTGGGATTGGTCTTTACGTACACCAATGAACGTTCGCCTGTCCACATAACCGCTGTGGCTGGAACTGTTATCTGTGATTGGTTGGCATTGCCTTTTGACATCTGCACTTTCGCAGTAACGAACATTCCGGGTTTCAACAAATCTTCTTTGTTGTTCAATGTGGCACGAACCGCAACTGTTCTTGATTTTGTGTTTAAGGTTGGGTCTATAAACGATACCGTTGCCTCAAATTCTTTATTAAGGTAGGCATTGGTGGCCACTTTTATTTTTTGACCTTCCTTGAGTTGTGAAATTTGGTTTTCATAGGCATCGAACATTGCCCATACCGTTCCCAAATCGCTTACTTTTACGATGGGTTGTCCTTGCTTTACGTAGTCACCTTCCTCTGCCATTTTTTGCGAAACCGTGCCCGAAACTGTGGCGTAAATGGGAAAATTTTCCCGCACTTTCCCAGAGCTTTCAATTTGGTTGATTTGGCTTTCAGAGAGTTTCCATAGTTTCAACTTATTCCTAACAGCATTGTAAAGTGCAGGTTGGGATTCCTTCATTGAGGCTGCCGTCAATAATTCTTGTTGTGCAGCAACAAGTGTGGGTGCATAAATAGTTGCCAACAATTGCCCTTTGCGAACTTCTTCTCCCGTGAAATTGACATTCAGCTTTTCAATACGGCCTTCAAAATAACTTGCCTGTACTGCGTTGGCTTCTTCGTTTGCCATAATCTTTCCTGAAAGTTGCATTGTATTGTCATCTGTTCCGGAAACATTCCCAACGATTGTTGTTTGGATATTTGCCAATGCCATTGCGTTTTCGGACATTTTTATTTCGTTCATTGCCAATCCGTCTGCGCCTGTTTCCGCAGGAATCAAATCCATACCACAAATAGGGCAATCGCCTGGTTCGGGTTGCATAATCTGTGGATGCATTGAGCAGGTCCACATTTGTTTTTGGGTCGCTGAATTCTCGCTCATATCGGAAACGTTTTTGGTGTTTTCGAGACTATCAGTAGAACTGCCGAAAAACACGTAGCCCAAGATTAAGCCCAATACCAATATGGCGATATAGATGATATATTTTTTCATAATTAACTTGTTTAAACCTACAAAGTGTCCGCTGCGGCGGAAACACCTTGCAGGATTGATTTTCAATATTATTTAGCTGCTTCCAAACGCTTTATCATTTCTTTCATTTCGCCGATTTCTTTTCGTTGTGCTTCGATAATATCATCAGCTAATTTTCGTACTTCCGGGTCTTTTATATCGGCTCTTTCACTTGTTAGAATAGCAATAGAATGGTGTGGAATCATTGCTTTCATCCAAAGTATGTCGCCAATGATTGGGCTTTGCGCCCTAACCAAACCAAGTGCACTAACAAAAAGCACCAAACTTCCCAATAAAATGGCGATGTTCTTTTTCTTATTCTGATACATTTTTCGCATAAAAAACCACATTATTACTGCCATTGCTGCGATGCCCAAACAACTCATATAAAACCGTGTTAAACTGAAATATACGTGGTCGATTGAATATGTATTGAGGTACATCGTGATGTACATTGCAATAAATGATGCGGCGAGCATCAAAATAAATTTTGTGTAATTGCCTTTTCCTGTGTGTTGATTTGAATGTTCCATTTTTTTTATTTTTTGTTGGTTAAATTTTTACATTTCTTAATCTTAATGAGTTCATAATTACTGAAACGGAACTAAAACTCATTGCCAAGGCTGCAATCATTGGGGATAATAACAATCCGAAAACGGGAAATAATACTCCCGCAGCTATTGGTATTCCCAGAACATTGTATGCCAAAGCAAAAAATAAATTTTGCTTAATATTTTTCATTACGTCATCACTTAAATTTCGAGCTTTTACAATACCGTGCAAATCGCCTTTTACCAAGGTTATCATTGCACTTTCTATGGCGACATCAGTTCCTGTTCCCATTGCGATACCCACATCACTTTTTGCCAAAGCTGGTGCATCATTGATGCCATCGCCAGCCATTGCCACAACTTTTCCGCTGTTCTGTAATTTTTCTACTTCCTGAAGTTTGTTTTCGGGCAACATTCCTGCTTTGAAATCGGCAAGGTTAAGTTCCTTTGCTACCGCTTGGGCGGTGTCGTGATTATCGCCTGTAAGCATAATCACTGCGATACCTTTATCTTGAAGTTCTCTAATTGCTTTAGCACTTGTGGCTTTTATTTTATCGCCAATTACAACATAGCCTGCAACTTTTGAATCGATGGATAAATAGGAAACTGTTTTCCCTTGCTTTTGAAAAGCTTGTGCTTCAGTTTCCATTTCTGAAGTCAATTTAGCCTTGGCATATTCCATCATTTTGGCGTTACCCAAATCCACTTTTTTTCCGTTGATAGTTCCTTCAACGCCCTTTCCTGTTACGGCACTAAAATTTTTAGTATCCAAAAAATCTGCTTTTTGCTCTTTACCATATTTAACGGTCGCTTCGGCAAGTGGATGCTCGCTTGATTTGTTTAGGGACACTATATATTGCAGAACCTCATTTTCAGAAAAATCAGTACCAAAAGCACCAACTTTTTCAACCGTTGGTTTTCCTTCGGTTATTGTACCTGTCTTATCAATAATAAGTGTGTCCACTTTATCCATTTTTTCCAAAGCCTCTGCATTTTTGATTAGCACACCATTTTGCGCGCCTTTGCCAACACCTACCATCACGGACATTGGCGTTGCCAATCCCAAGGCGCACGGACAGGCGATAATCAAGACTGCAATGGCGTTTACAAAGGCATATACATAAACGGGTTCTGGGCCAAAAATAGCCCATACAATAAATGTGATTACAGAAACAAGCACTACAATGGGAACGAAATAACCCGAAACAGTATCGGCCAACTTTTGAATTGGCGCACGACTGCGGCTCGCATTGTTGACCATTTGGATGATTTGCGACAGCAAGGTGTCTGAACCTACCTTTTCGGCTTTCATTAAAAAGGATTGATTGCCGTTGATTGTTCCGCTGCTTACTTTGTCATTCATACTTTTATTTACAGGAATGGGTTCTCCAGTAATCATCGATTCATCAACAGTAGTTTGGCCGTCGGTTATTATTCCATCGACGGGAATTTTATCGCCGGGTTTTACACGAAGTATATCGCCTTTTTGAATTGTATCAATCATTACTTCTTCCTCTTTGCCATCCTTTACAAGAATTGCTTTATTGGGTGCGAGCTTCAACAATTCCTTAACTGCGGAATTTGTTTTGCTGTGGGCACGCGCTTCCAATACTTGTCCCAATAAAACCAAAGTTAGGATTACTGTGGCAGCTTCAAAATAAACGTGCACAGCACCTGATTCTGTTTTAAACTGCTGTGGAAAAAAATCAGGGAAAAACATTCCAAATACACTGAAAAGCCACGCTGCACCTGCACCTATTCCGATAAGTGTGAACATATTAAGGTTCCAAGTTTTGATGCTACGGTAGGCACGTTCAAAAAACATCCAAGTAGCATAAAAAACAACGGGAATTGAAAGTGCAAACTGTACCCAATTCCAATATTTTTGTTCCATCAAAGTGTACAACGGATTGTTCGGAATCATCTCGCTCATTGCCATCAGGAAAATGGGCAAGGTAAAGGCAACCGCTATCCAAAACTTCTTTAATAGTTTTTTATATGTTTTTTCCTCTGCGGATAGGTCTGGTTGCATAGGCACCAAATCCATTCCGCAGATGGGACAGCTTCCAGCTTCATCGCGAACAATTTCTGGGTGCATTGGGCAAGTCCATTGGTGTGATGCTCCCGAAGAAATACTTTGTTCCTCAACCAAATCCATACCGCAAACTGGGCAATCGCCGGGTTTGTCGTAGGTCTTGTCGCCTTCACAGTGCATTGGGCAATAGAAAGTGCCAGTTCCTTTCCCTTTAGGCTTTTCTTTTACTTTTACCTCTGAATCGTGATGATGTTCGCCCATATTGTGGATGCTATAATTTCCACCATCCTTTTTTAAGGCTTCTTGAAATTTTTCTATGGGAATATGGGTTTTCATCTCAATAGCTGCGTTGGCTTTTTCCAAATCTACAGATGCATTCTGTACACCTTCAACTTTAGAAAGTGTGGCTTCTACGTGACTGCGACATCCGTTGCAGGTCATTCCGTGAATATGATATGTGTGTTTCATTTTATCT
It contains:
- a CDS encoding efflux RND transporter periplasmic adaptor subunit, encoding MKKYIIYIAILVLGLILGYVFFGSSTDSLENTKNVSDMSENSATQKQMWTCSMHPQIMQPEPGDCPICGMDLIPAETGADGLAMNEIKMSENAMALANIQTTIVGNVSGTDDNTMQLSGKIMANEEANAVQASYFEGRIEKLNVNFTGEEVRKGQLLATIYAPTLVAAQQELLTAASMKESQPALYNAVRNKLKLWKLSESQINQIESSGKVRENFPIYATVSGTVSQKMAEEGDYVKQGQPIVKVSDLGTVWAMFDAYENQISQLKEGQKIKVATNAYLNKEFEATVSFIDPTLNTKSRTVAVRATLNNKEDLLKPGMFVTAKVQMSKGNANQSQITVPATAVMWTGERSLVYVKTNPNEPVFEMREVTLGTKNGNVYTIDEGLNNGEEVVTNGTFTVDAAAQLQGKKSMMNASGGKTMTGHEGHLGMENTNDSTSKDHSSMNKRLEVSKKFKEQLNTVFENYVLIDQALVNDDAEKAKKSANGLQKSLEKMDMKLLKGDAHNHWMTLEKELKASTNAMANTSDIKKQRGHFVHLSAHFINTLKTFGINEKVYVNFCPMANNNVGAYWLSKEREIRNPYFGKEMLDCGSVTDEIE
- a CDS encoding DUF305 domain-containing protein, which codes for MEHSNQHTGKGNYTKFILMLAASFIAMYITMYLNTYSIDHVYFSLTRFYMSCLGIAAMAVIMWFFMRKMYQNKKKNIAILLGSLVLFVSALGLVRAQSPIIGDILWMKAMIPHHSIAILTSERADIKDPEVRKLADDIIEAQRKEIGEMKEMIKRLEAAK
- a CDS encoding heavy metal translocating P-type ATPase; this encodes MKHTYHIHGMTCNGCRSHVEATLSKVEGVQNASVDLEKANAAIEMKTHIPIEKFQEALKKDGGNYSIHNMGEHHHDSEVKVKEKPKGKGTGTFYCPMHCEGDKTYDKPGDCPVCGMDLVEEQSISSGASHQWTCPMHPEIVRDEAGSCPICGMDLVPMQPDLSAEEKTYKKLLKKFWIAVAFTLPIFLMAMSEMIPNNPLYTLMEQKYWNWVQFALSIPVVFYATWMFFERAYRSIKTWNLNMFTLIGIGAGAAWLFSVFGMFFPDFFPQQFKTESGAVHVYFEAATVILTLVLLGQVLEARAHSKTNSAVKELLKLAPNKAILVKDGKEEEVMIDTIQKGDILRVKPGDKIPVDGIITDGQTTVDESMITGEPIPVNKSMNDKVSSGTINGNQSFLMKAEKVGSDTLLSQIIQMVNNASRSRAPIQKLADTVSGYFVPIVVLVSVITFIVWAIFGPEPVYVYAFVNAIAVLIIACPCALGLATPMSVMVGVGKGAQNGVLIKNAEALEKMDKVDTLIIDKTGTITEGKPTVEKVGAFGTDFSENEVLQYIVSLNKSSEHPLAEATVKYGKEQKADFLDTKNFSAVTGKGVEGTINGKKVDLGNAKMMEYAKAKLTSEMETEAQAFQKQGKTVSYLSIDSKVAGYVVIGDKIKATSAKAIRELQDKGIAVIMLTGDNHDTAQAVAKELNLADFKAGMLPENKLQEVEKLQNSGKVVAMAGDGINDAPALAKSDVGIAMGTGTDVAIESAMITLVKGDLHGIVKARNLSDDVMKNIKQNLFFALAYNVLGIPIAAGVLFPVFGLLLSPMIAALAMSFSSVSVIMNSLRLRNVKI